The genomic window ggttagatgtatagaggtcagatgtgttgaggtgtatacaggtcaggtgtgttgaggtgtatagaggttagatgtgttgaggtgtatagaggtcagatgtgttgaggtgtatacaggtctgatgtgttgaggtgtaaagaggtcagatgtgttgaggtgtatagaggttagatgtgttgaggtgtatagaggttggttgtgttgaggtgtatacaggtcaggtgtgttgaggttagatgtgttgaggtgtatagaggttagatgtgttgaggtgtatagaggttagatgtgatgaggtgtatacaggtctgatgtgttgaggtgtaaagaggtcagatgtgttgaggtgtatagaggttagatgtgttgaggtgtatagaggttggttgtgttgaggtgtatacaggtcaggtgtgttgaggttagatgtgttgaggtgtatagaggttagatgtgttgaggtgtatagaggttagatgtgttgaggttagatgtgttgaggtgtatacaggtcaggtgtgttgaggtctctGTACCTTACGTAGAGGTTTAAGGTGAGTCTCCATGATGAAGTTGTATTGGCACAGCTCACAGCAGTGTGTGTCTGATGACTTGATCCACTGGTTGAGACAGTCCTGGTGAACAAACCTCATGCTGCCTGTACAGTGGCACGGGGTTATCAACACACACTCCTCATCCCCTTCACAATGGcagatcctacacacacacattaatacacacacacagagattgaAAACACACTTATTAATACACACACTCAGatcctacacacactcacacaggtgGGTTATCAACACACACTCCTCATCCCCTTCACAGTGGcagatcctacacacacacacacagcggggtTATCAACACACACTCCTCATGTCCTTCACAGTGGCAGATCCTACACACACAGCGGGGTTATCAACACACACTCCTCATCCCCTTCACAGTGGCAGATCCTACACACACAGCGGGGttatcaacacacacactcctcatccCCTTCACAGTGGCAgatcctaaacacacacacacacagcggggtTATCAACACACACTCCTCATCTCCTTCACAGTGGCAGATCCTACACACACAGCGGGGTTATCAACACACACTCCTCATCTCCTTCACAGTGGcagatcctacacacacacacacagcggggtTATCAACACACACTCCTCATCTCCTTCACAGTGGCAGATCCTACACACACAGCGGGGTTATCAACACACACTCCTCATCTCCTTCACAGTGGCAGATCCTACACACACAGCGGGGTTATCAACACACACTCCTCATCTCCTTCACAGTGGcagatcctacacacacacacacagcggggtTATCAACACACACTCCTCATCTCCTTCACAGTGGCAGATCCTACACACACAGCGGGGTTATCAACACACACTCCTCATCCCCTTCACAGTGGcagatcctacacacacacacacagcggggtTATCAACACACACTCCTCATGTCCTTCACAGTGGcagatcctacacacacacacacagcggggtTATCAACACACACTCCTCATCCCCTTCACAGTGGcagatcctacacacacacacacacacacacacacacacacacacacacacattaatacacacactcacacagatgaatacacactcacacagattaacacacacactttgaacacacacacacacgtgaacacacacagagatgaacacacacacacacaaacagagatgaacacacacaaacacacacagagatgaacacacacacacaaacacacacagagatgaacacacacacacaaacacacacagagatgaacacacacacacagagatgaacacacacacacacacacacacacacacacagaagaacatacacacacattaatacacacacacacaaacacacacagagatgaacacacacacacaaacacacacagagatgaacacacacactcacacagatgaacacacacacaaacacacacacagatgaacacacacactcacacagatgaacacacacagagatgaacacacacactcacacagatgaacacacacacaaacacacacacacacacacacacacagatgaacacacacactttgaacacacacacacacgtgaacacacacagagatgaacacacacacacacagagatgaacacacacacacacacacacacaaacacacacagagatgaacacacacacagagatgaacacacacacacacacacacacagatgaacacacacacacatagattaacacacacactttgaacacacacacacacgtgaacacacacagagatgaacacacacacacacagatgaacacacacacacacacagagatgaacacacacacacacacacacactttgaacacacacacacacacacacacaggtgaacacacacacaaacacacacacaggtgaacacacacacaaacacacactcacacagatgaacacacacacagagatgaacacacacacacagagatgaacacacacacacagagatgaacacacacacacagagatgaacacacacacagagatgaacacacacacagagatgaacacacacagagatgaacaaacacacagagatgaacaaacacacagagatgaacacacacacagagatgaacacacacacagagatgaacacacacagagatgaacacacacacagagatgaacaaacacacagagatgaacacacacacagagatgaacacacacacagagatgaacacacacacagagatgaacacacacagagatgaacacacacacagagatgaacacacacacggagatgagacacacacagagacacacacacggagatgaacaaacacacagagatgaacacacagggAGGCGGGGtctcagagatgaacacacacacagagagacacacacacggagatgaacaaacacacagagatgAACAAACACACCTACCTGCAGACCTCTGGCTCGTCATCGGAGCAGCCTTCGGGGGCGTTGCAGCCCCCATATCTCCGTGGCGACGGCACGGACATGTCTCCACCCACTGACCCGGTCTCCTGGTAATTCTTAGtgatctgtccctccctctctccatcctcagcCAATGATGAGCTACCGCCGGGGCTACGGAACTTAGACCCCGCCTCCTCCCTGCGCTGGGAGCTCcgcctgctctcctcccctcctcctcctcctgatcgCCGGTTCTTCACTCTGGAACCGTTCCCCAGTGGAACCTCTTTCTCTTGGTTCTCCTTCCCCTCATCAGACCCTACGGACCGCagctccatcccctctccccctcccctctccctgctacTCCCACTGCGGCGTCGTCCCCTCTTGGCTTTCTCCCTGCTCCAGCTTCTGGCCTCCCGCCCCGCCTTCCCGTCAGACGAGGAATCAGATTCAGGAGGGGCGGCGCTACGGTGGCGGGGgtgttcccctctcctctccctcctcctctcccctctcctctcccctctcctctccctcctctctccgaTGCGGTCAGAGCTGCGGTCACTGCGGTCGTCACTGTGTTGGACCGGTTCATCTTGTGCGGTCGCTGGGGCATCGGGGGCGGAGCAGGAGTCTCTCTTCCTGTTTGGTTTCTTCTTCTTCCTGGTTTGGCCCTGCTGGGAGGAGCCTAAGGCGGTCTGAGAGGAGCCTAATGCCGCGCCGCTCAGCTTCATCACTGCTGTGTCACAACCTTCCTCTACATGACCCAGTGGCACCggcctatacacacacacacacacacacagagacacagggagacacacacccacacactcgggaaacagacagagagatgaaaagACAGTATGAGGGAAACTGTATCCCCGGGTAACACTATCCCCGGGTAACACTATCCCCGGATAACACTATCCCCGGGTAACACTATCCCCGGGTAACACTATCCCCGGGTAACACTATCCCCGGGTAACACTATCCCCGGGTAACACTATCCCCGGGTAACACTATCCCTGGGTAACACTATCCCTGGGTAACACTATCCCTGGGTAACACTATCCCTGGGTAACACTATCCCCGGGTAACACTATCCCTGGGTAACACTATCCCTGGGTAACACTATCCCTGGGTAACACTATCCCTGGGTAACACTATCCCTGGGTAACACTATCCCTGGGTAACACTATCCCTGGGTAACACTATCCCTGGGTAACACTATCCCCCTGGGTAACACTATCCCGGGTAACACTATCCCCGGGTAACACTATCCCTGGGTAACAGTATACCCGGGTAACACTATCCCTGGGTAACACTATCCCTGGGTAACACTATCCCTGGGTAACACTATCCCTGGGTAACACTATCCCTGGGTAACACTATCCCTGGGTAACACTATCCCTGGGTAACACTATCCCTGGGTAACACTATACCTGGGTA from Oncorhynchus masou masou isolate Uvic2021 chromosome 20, UVic_Omas_1.1, whole genome shotgun sequence includes these protein-coding regions:
- the LOC135506632 gene encoding E3 ubiquitin-protein ligase MARCHF7-like gives rise to the protein MPVQQISVVPAREMANNGRSAARSKDKTEACSGLQACSGLQVRFYGPLCVLHPGPALGCRPVPLGHVEEGCDTAVMKLSGAALGSSQTALGSSQQGQTRKKKKPNRKRDSCSAPDAPATAQDEPVQHSDDRSDRSSDRIGERRERRGERRGERRRERRGEHPRHRSAAPPESDSSSDGKAGREARSWSREKAKRGRRRSGSSRERGGGEGMELRSVGSDEGKENQEKEVPLGNGSRVKNRRSGGGGGEESRRSSQRREEAGSKFRSPGGSSSLAEDGEREGQITKNYQETGSVGGDMSVPSPRRYGGCNAPEGCSDDEPEVCRICHCEGDEECVLITPCHCTGSMRFVHQDCLNQWIKSSDTHCCELCQYNFIMETHLKPLRKWEKLQMSTNERRKILCSLMFHLVAIGCVLWSVYVLVNRTLHEINLGRNTDDLWRISVMKYYTAEGVLEWPFWMKLVIVAIGMSGGLVFMYVQCKVYWLLWRRLKAFNRIITVQNCPEKPPPTNAALANGNHPEAVEVPIGPAPEVIQMDSDLSEENPV